A single genomic interval of Alteromonas sp. BL110 harbors:
- a CDS encoding acyl-CoA thioester hydrolase/BAAT C-terminal domain-containing protein, producing the protein MNTQTVLFCFIFFLLVSMQCEASTRTLKVEDEGLAATYYAPDSSDGKMGVLVLGGSEGGLPEKLAKPIVEAGFPTLALAYFKEEGLPPELERIPLEYIYQAVSWLKVQPETMPDKIIVVGWSKGAELSLLLASKDSSVHNVVAIAPSSVVWAGILKDWSKVPGPSWTYNGKDLAFVPFNPSGEVNGLLDLYTQSLENRTDSGEANMPIQDISAGVVLMTGENDEIWPSPTMAETVCERINARTEKKCKHINYQGADHLLNYEFLKSGSDMNQTFIQALTKHNNH; encoded by the coding sequence ATGAACACACAAACCGTGCTTTTTTGCTTTATCTTTTTCTTACTAGTATCAATGCAATGCGAAGCCTCTACTCGAACACTTAAAGTTGAAGATGAGGGCTTGGCCGCTACCTACTATGCACCTGATTCTAGCGATGGCAAGATGGGTGTGTTAGTGCTTGGCGGTTCAGAGGGCGGTTTACCAGAAAAGCTTGCGAAGCCCATAGTGGAAGCGGGATTCCCTACTCTAGCTTTAGCTTATTTTAAGGAAGAAGGCTTACCGCCAGAGTTAGAGCGAATACCTCTTGAATATATCTATCAAGCTGTCTCATGGTTGAAAGTGCAACCAGAAACCATGCCAGATAAAATAATTGTAGTTGGCTGGTCAAAAGGCGCTGAACTATCACTTCTTTTAGCGTCAAAAGATTCAAGTGTACATAATGTGGTTGCTATTGCTCCTAGCTCCGTTGTGTGGGCGGGCATTTTGAAAGATTGGAGCAAGGTCCCTGGACCCAGCTGGACTTACAACGGAAAGGACTTAGCATTTGTTCCGTTCAATCCGTCGGGTGAAGTTAATGGTTTACTAGACCTCTATACACAATCTTTAGAAAACCGAACAGACAGCGGTGAAGCTAATATGCCCATACAGGATATCAGCGCTGGAGTCGTGTTGATGACTGGCGAAAACGATGAGATCTGGCCATCGCCAACGATGGCTGAAACAGTATGTGAGAGGATAAATGCACGCACTGAAAAAAAATGTAAGCACATAAACTATCAAGGTGCAGACCATTTGCTTAACTATGAGTTTTTAAAAAGTGGTAGCGATATGAACCAAACCTTTATTCAGGCGCTCACCAAGCACAATAACCACTAG
- a CDS encoding PspC domain-containing protein, which yields MPHREFSVLTRGEHGIIAGVCSGLSQYYGLRKAGLRIAFPISSFFFVLPVFLYIVLWLILPKYPTTQAMARQLRRQSGRLGKNN from the coding sequence ATGCCACATAGGGAATTCTCAGTTCTCACTCGCGGGGAACACGGCATTATCGCTGGTGTATGCTCAGGTCTTTCTCAATATTATGGACTCCGTAAAGCGGGGCTGCGGATAGCGTTTCCTATATCTTCCTTTTTCTTTGTTTTACCAGTTTTTTTATATATTGTTTTGTGGCTAATTTTGCCTAAGTACCCAACTACTCAGGCGATGGCTCGACAGCTACGAAGACAAAGTGGTCGTTTAGGAAAAAACAATTAA
- a CDS encoding DUF3703 domain-containing protein, with amino-acid sequence MFNTKSFTRNIRPYVEAELAQAHEKRNQNNQPCAFTHLENAHVLGQASTRLHVKVHVQMLLWSVKTGNLREFFGQLFRIVGAATKTIFGLVPHGNTGGANVSPFKVMPIKPNLARILKKARSYEN; translated from the coding sequence ATGTTCAACACAAAAAGCTTTACGCGCAATATTCGCCCGTATGTAGAAGCTGAACTAGCGCAAGCTCATGAAAAGCGAAATCAAAACAACCAACCGTGTGCTTTTACACACTTAGAAAACGCCCATGTTCTTGGTCAAGCTTCAACAAGGCTACACGTAAAGGTACACGTTCAAATGCTTTTATGGTCAGTAAAGACAGGCAATTTGCGCGAGTTTTTTGGTCAGCTGTTCAGAATAGTAGGCGCAGCCACGAAAACTATTTTTGGGCTGGTACCTCATGGAAATACAGGCGGGGCTAACGTTAGTCCATTTAAAGTAATGCCAATTAAACCGAACCTTGCAAGAATATTAAAAAAAGCGCGATCGTATGAAAATTAA
- a CDS encoding DinB family protein, whose protein sequence is MSHLSRDSLSENKGAFFGSIIGTLNHILVADLIWLKRFASHPSNFSSLHSLAMTPLPERLDSILFSDLAKLKNEKNRLDGVILEFVNQLSDELLDSDLSYQNSNGVPFKKPFSHLIQHFFNHQTHHRGQISTLLFQSGIDLGITDLLAKVPNA, encoded by the coding sequence GTGTCACATTTAAGTAGAGACTCACTTTCAGAAAACAAAGGCGCTTTCTTTGGTTCCATTATCGGAACCCTTAATCATATATTAGTCGCCGATCTCATTTGGCTAAAACGATTTGCGTCTCATCCCTCAAATTTTAGTTCATTGCATAGCCTCGCAATGACGCCATTACCAGAAAGGCTCGATTCAATACTGTTTAGCGACCTTGCAAAGCTAAAAAATGAAAAAAACCGATTAGATGGCGTAATTCTGGAGTTTGTTAATCAGCTCAGCGATGAGCTTTTGGACAGTGATTTATCCTATCAAAATTCAAATGGCGTCCCTTTCAAAAAGCCTTTTTCGCACCTCATACAACACTTTTTTAACCATCAAACTCATCATCGAGGTCAAATTTCTACATTGCTTTTTCAGTCTGGTATAGATTTAGGTATCACAGATTTGTTGGCTAAAGTACCCAATGCGTAA
- a CDS encoding GNAT family N-acetyltransferase translates to MKQVWYLNDLFVVQSARGKGVASALLEHVKVYAKENDSFSLKLATAIDNIPAKELYEKHGYSKVTAFDHYVVRTDMI, encoded by the coding sequence ATGAAACAGGTGTGGTATTTAAACGACTTGTTCGTTGTACAGAGTGCCAGAGGTAAAGGTGTGGCTAGCGCATTGTTAGAGCATGTGAAAGTATACGCTAAAGAAAATGATAGCTTCTCTTTAAAATTAGCAACGGCAATTGACAATATTCCAGCAAAAGAGCTTTACGAAAAACACGGTTATAGCAAAGTAACCGCGTTTGACCATTATGTTGTTCGAACTGACATGATATAA
- the ggt gene encoding gamma-glutamyltransferase — MRRSALFRASVVTLALSSCFIFGANAKQAREVGEPEAATGYIEKKAFEAKDYMVVAANPYASWAGKNILEKGGSAIDAAVAVQSMLSLVEPQSSGIGGGAFILYWDNKNKVLHTFDGRETAPKAVNSHWFIEGNKPMRWLDAVVGGKSVGVPGAVKALEMAQGEFGKLPWNTLFDDTIKTAEDGFKVSPRLAKLVALDYHPGLKTFPASSTYFFPAGLPLKEGTVKKNKKLAKTLRGIADKGSDYLLKGEVAEKIVKAVNSAEINPGQMTLEDLASYEPVKREPVCGLYHEKRICGMAPPSSGGVNVYQILKMLEGFDLSQYAPDSVEFANLYTQASALSYADREKFIADSDFTNLPFAAMINTAYLERRAENIAVDKEWRRKRAGNPYADANVALGTSMELPNTSHVSIVDKEGNAVSMTTSIEFMFGSGIMVEGFLLNNQLTDFSFSPTKNRFPVPNRVEPGKRPRSAMSPTMVFDKDGNLEVVVGSPGGSRIVSYVAQTLIGVLDFGLDIQQAINLPKITNRNDYTALEKGTPIAELEEPLKAIGHKVKVVDLNSGLHGIQFKSGKLIGGADPRREGIAVGR; from the coding sequence TTGAGACGCAGTGCTTTGTTCAGAGCTTCAGTAGTTACTCTTGCATTATCTAGTTGCTTCATTTTTGGAGCTAACGCTAAACAAGCTCGCGAAGTTGGCGAGCCTGAAGCGGCTACAGGCTACATAGAGAAAAAGGCCTTTGAAGCCAAAGACTATATGGTAGTGGCGGCAAACCCCTATGCGTCATGGGCGGGGAAGAATATTTTAGAAAAAGGCGGCAGCGCGATTGACGCTGCCGTGGCTGTTCAATCAATGCTTTCTCTGGTAGAGCCGCAATCGTCAGGCATCGGTGGTGGTGCCTTTATTCTTTATTGGGATAATAAGAACAAAGTACTTCATACCTTCGACGGACGTGAAACCGCGCCCAAAGCCGTCAATTCTCATTGGTTTATTGAAGGTAACAAGCCAATGCGATGGTTAGATGCCGTAGTTGGCGGTAAATCAGTGGGTGTACCTGGGGCAGTCAAAGCCCTAGAAATGGCGCAGGGAGAGTTTGGAAAGCTACCTTGGAATACGCTATTCGACGATACAATTAAAACAGCCGAAGATGGTTTTAAAGTATCGCCACGGTTAGCTAAGTTGGTGGCCTTAGACTATCACCCAGGTCTAAAAACCTTTCCTGCAAGCTCTACTTACTTCTTTCCAGCGGGTCTCCCTTTAAAAGAAGGCACGGTTAAGAAAAACAAAAAGCTAGCTAAAACCTTAAGAGGTATTGCGGACAAGGGCAGCGACTATTTATTGAAAGGTGAGGTTGCTGAGAAAATAGTAAAAGCGGTAAATAGCGCTGAAATCAACCCAGGCCAGATGACGTTAGAAGACTTAGCAAGCTACGAGCCTGTAAAACGCGAACCTGTTTGTGGGCTATATCACGAAAAGCGTATCTGCGGTATGGCTCCACCTAGCTCTGGTGGTGTGAATGTTTATCAAATTCTTAAAATGTTAGAAGGTTTTGACCTTAGTCAGTATGCGCCGGATTCAGTAGAGTTTGCGAATTTGTACACGCAAGCAAGTGCGCTTTCGTATGCCGATCGCGAGAAGTTTATAGCAGATAGCGATTTTACTAACCTACCGTTTGCGGCCATGATCAATACGGCTTATCTTGAGCGCCGGGCTGAGAATATTGCTGTTGATAAAGAGTGGCGCCGCAAGCGTGCGGGTAATCCATACGCTGATGCGAATGTAGCGCTTGGTACGTCAATGGAATTGCCGAACACGTCACATGTCTCTATTGTGGACAAAGAGGGTAATGCAGTATCAATGACCACAAGCATAGAATTTATGTTTGGTTCTGGGATTATGGTAGAAGGCTTCCTGCTTAATAACCAACTTACCGACTTTTCATTTTCGCCAACCAAAAACCGCTTTCCTGTACCAAATCGCGTAGAGCCTGGTAAACGCCCTAGAAGCGCTATGAGCCCTACAATGGTGTTCGACAAAGACGGGAACCTTGAGGTTGTTGTCGGCTCGCCGGGAGGATCTCGAATTGTAAGCTATGTAGCTCAAACGCTAATAGGTGTTTTAGACTTTGGCTTGGATATTCAGCAGGCCATCAATCTTCCTAAAATCACTAATAGAAACGACTACACGGCGTTAGAGAAGGGCACGCCAATAGCTGAGCTTGAAGAGCCATTAAAAGCAATTGGCCACAAGGTTAAAGTAGTAGATTTAAATAGCGGTCTTCACGGTATTCAGTTTAAGTCAGGCAAATTAATTGGCGGTGCAGACCCTCGTAGGGAAGGCATTGCAGTAGGGCGCTAA
- a CDS encoding DUF6624 domain-containing protein → MVGGELVFEPILDQENVNHRRAEVGLPSLEKYKKVVAEAYGLPVK, encoded by the coding sequence ATTGTAGGTGGCGAATTAGTTTTCGAACCAATTTTAGACCAAGAGAATGTAAATCACAGAAGAGCAGAAGTTGGACTTCCATCATTGGAGAAATACAAGAAAGTAGTTGCAGAGGCTTATGGATTGCCAGTGAAGTGA
- a CDS encoding PhzF family phenazine biosynthesis protein, producing MKIKINVVDAFTNVRFKGNPAAVVITGKWLSDEEMQEIAAENNLSETAFLVEDDNGVFAIRWFSPITEIDFCGHATLASAFVIFSENYQLPHISLFAKSVGMMKVVKKDDGFIQMDFPNRMPSPVNDVPEALLRGLSIKPKSILKNDQAYFAVYSDEDDVLSVIQDSEQLKTLAPYDVVVTAPGTQFDFVSRYFWPANGGDEDPVTGSIHTGLAPYWAKVFGQSKLMAYQASKRGGTVKCEVAGDRVLISGQAVSYLEGYITI from the coding sequence ATGAAAATTAAGATTAACGTTGTTGATGCATTTACCAATGTAAGGTTTAAAGGCAACCCTGCTGCCGTTGTTATAACGGGTAAATGGCTTAGCGATGAAGAAATGCAAGAAATCGCTGCTGAAAATAATCTTTCAGAAACCGCATTTTTAGTAGAAGATGACAACGGCGTATTTGCTATACGTTGGTTTTCCCCCATAACGGAAATTGACTTTTGTGGCCACGCAACGCTTGCGTCTGCATTTGTTATTTTTAGCGAAAATTACCAACTACCGCACATTTCGCTTTTCGCCAAATCGGTGGGTATGATGAAAGTCGTTAAGAAAGACGACGGATTCATTCAAATGGATTTCCCTAATAGAATGCCTAGCCCAGTCAACGACGTACCTGAAGCACTATTGCGAGGGCTTTCAATTAAACCGAAAAGCATTTTGAAAAATGACCAAGCTTATTTTGCTGTTTATTCCGACGAAGACGACGTTTTAAGTGTAATTCAAGACAGCGAACAACTAAAAACACTTGCGCCCTATGATGTGGTAGTGACAGCACCGGGTACGCAATTTGACTTTGTATCCCGTTATTTCTGGCCTGCGAACGGCGGTGATGAAGACCCGGTTACCGGTTCAATCCATACTGGGCTTGCGCCCTATTGGGCAAAAGTCTTTGGACAGTCAAAACTTATGGCTTACCAAGCATCTAAACGAGGTGGTACAGTAAAATGTGAAGTAGCAGGTGATCGCGTGCTTATTTCTGGCCAAGCGGTGTCTTACCTTGAAGGTTATATTACTATTTAA
- a CDS encoding DUF4177 domain-containing protein, whose amino-acid sequence MQKVVEFKTRNFWSSQLNLDTLNEEIKKYNNQSWRVIQVTPAASFSAHIRSVLLLLEKSNG is encoded by the coding sequence ATGCAAAAAGTCGTTGAATTTAAAACTCGTAACTTTTGGTCTAGCCAACTCAATTTAGACACCCTTAACGAGGAAATTAAAAAGTACAACAATCAGAGCTGGCGTGTTATTCAAGTTACACCGGCAGCGTCGTTTTCCGCACATATTCGTTCAGTATTACTCCTTCTTGAAAAATCGAATGGTTAA
- a CDS encoding MmcQ/YjbR family DNA-binding protein yields the protein MTIDEFNLFCKALPHTTYVVQWGNSDVWKIGGKVFAIGSIGKDGPPAFTFKTSEQNYYFLEEKPGYRPAPYLASRGMKWIQQYNCESDEDEALEYYLSASYKLVSLGLTKKMQKAFGLNQPQ from the coding sequence ATGACCATTGATGAATTCAATCTCTTTTGTAAAGCGCTACCCCATACTACTTATGTCGTTCAATGGGGAAACTCAGATGTATGGAAGATAGGTGGGAAAGTTTTTGCTATAGGGAGCATTGGCAAAGACGGGCCCCCTGCTTTTACCTTTAAAACGTCAGAGCAAAACTATTATTTTCTGGAAGAAAAGCCTGGCTATAGGCCTGCGCCCTATCTTGCTAGTCGTGGAATGAAGTGGATACAGCAGTACAATTGTGAGAGCGATGAAGATGAAGCGTTAGAATATTATTTAAGCGCATCATATAAACTAGTATCGTTAGGGTTAACCAAGAAAATGCAAAAAGCGTTTGGTTTAAATCAACCTCAATAG
- a CDS encoding TlpA family protein disulfide reductase, with protein sequence MKKGLLLLLLIFSDSSWSQTYEEKIAASKAFIGKPVQEHTFYTLDKQPITFQNLKGEAVVAYFFASWCSPCYEALENLNKAIETTPPTVHIVAISLDEDWASLERMLARTGYTGEVWKSANAELAFQKRLFANFTSSLPHIIRIDTQGILIEGGSRVKSFEQWTAVINQNASISKASGI encoded by the coding sequence ATGAAGAAGGGTTTATTACTATTATTGCTTATTTTCTCAGACAGCTCTTGGAGTCAGACATACGAAGAGAAAATTGCTGCATCTAAAGCGTTTATCGGAAAGCCTGTTCAAGAACACACTTTTTACACTTTAGATAAACAACCAATTACCTTCCAAAACCTAAAAGGTGAAGCTGTTGTAGCTTACTTTTTCGCATCTTGGTGCTCTCCCTGTTATGAAGCTCTAGAGAACTTAAACAAAGCAATCGAAACTACCCCACCAACTGTTCACATTGTTGCAATTTCTTTAGACGAAGATTGGGCCAGCCTAGAAAGAATGTTAGCAAGAACAGGTTACACTGGTGAGGTATGGAAATCGGCAAACGCAGAGTTGGCATTTCAAAAACGCTTATTTGCTAATTTTACCAGTTCTCTGCCTCATATTATTCGGATAGATACACAAGGAATACTTATTGAAGGCGGTTCAAGAGTAAAATCCTTTGAGCAATGGACAGCGGTCATCAATCAAAACGCATCTATAAGTAAAGCCAGTGGTATTTAA